One Glycine max cultivar Williams 82 chromosome 4, Glycine_max_v4.0, whole genome shotgun sequence DNA segment encodes these proteins:
- the LOC113001416 gene encoding uncharacterized protein: MADEDQQRVTLEDYSSSSVSQFFASIVRPEVQAHNINYPHSLIHLIQGNLFHGLPNEDPYVHLATYIEICNIVKIVGVPDEAIRLSLFSFSLAGEAKKWLHSFKDTSAGGKIKLKTPEEATELIENISASDHVILRDRVHQRTEKSLLDLSSQDTMLVMGCTICGGAHESGHCIPFEEQTQEVSYMGNQQRQGYNLGGFSGFQQGPYNQQGQWRSHPGNQFNKDQGGPSNRPPQQGPNIF; the protein is encoded by the exons ATGGCTGATGAAGACCAGCAAAGGgttacccttgaggattattctAGTAGCTCAGTGTCGCAATTCTTTGCAAGTATTGTGCGTCCTGAAGTCCAAGCTCACAATATAAACTatcctcattctttgattcatctGATACAAGGTAACTTATTTCatggattaccaaatgaggACCCCTATGTACATCTGGCAACATACATAGAAATCTGTAACATTGTGAAGATTGTAGGAGTGCCAGATGAAGCCATTAGGCTcagtttattttcattttctttggcaggagaagccaagaaGTGGCTCCATTCATTCAAAG ATACTTCAGCAGGAGGAAAGATAAAGCTGAAGACCCCTGAGGAGGCAACTGAACTGATTGAGAATATTTCTGCCAGTGATCATGTTATTCTACGTGATAGAGTGCATCAACGTACCGAGAAGAGCTTATTGGATTTATCATCACAAGACACTATGTTG gttatgGGTTGTACCATTTGTGGTGGTGCTCATGAATCCGGCCATTGTATTCCTTTTGAAGAACAAACGCAGGAAGTCAGTTACATGGGAAATCAACAAAGGCAAGGATACAACCTAGGAGGATTCTCAGGTTTCCAGCAAGGTCCCTACAATCAGCAAGGACAATGGAGATCACACCCTGGtaatcaattcaataaggacCAGGGTGGACCTTCCAATAGGCCGCCTCAACAAGGGCCTAATATTTTCTAG